AAGCTCTCTACTccgcctgtctccctccctttctctgtcttaaTTTGAGCTATCACCACTGAcgtgcaacattgtatcaactcaGCAGGTTGGGTACTCAGGCGCTCCAGCTCCCTCAATGGAGtaaccacacacatgcacattgcTCACATGGAGAATTCTTTTTGTGGACAAAATTCCTAAATGAGGCTTATGAAATAAACCAGAACTTGTTTCTTACTCGTGTAGCAGGTTGTGAACCCTACGTGAACTCTGCAAACAACGTTTCCACTTCCAGAATGATAATGGTAAATGACTCTAATTCATGCATTAACATAAATAAATGTAACTAAATTATGTGGATTAGGGGTACATTTACTAGGCCTACTAGTGACATATGTAATGGTGCATTGATCAAAATAAACAATCAAAGGGCAAACCACACGCACAATGAATGTCCAATAATTGTCGGGAGACAGTAGAgcacattctggagagctgagtgcaGGCATTCTTGAGAGAGATGCCCATATCTTCACCCATACACCCTTCCACTTCTACTTTTCTCAACATTTTAAATTATACTCAAAACACATTATCTTCCCACATTTTAGGTGATTTTCACTGACTGACACAACCCAATAAACAGCTAGGCCTATTGCCACGCACACTGCCCAAATTGCTGGCTTCCCAAATAGGCATAAGCCTATGCActtgtgatttgaaacaatccacaACTATTTTTTTTAAGAAGCTAATGGTAATCTGTGGCTAAATCAAGCTCTCTGGTAAAGTATTTAGATGTTTTTATTTACTGTAGGGGAAGCCAGCGTCcaaacagtgcactgtgcacccaCCAACTTTCATTTCTAATTCGCAAATGGCTGAAACCAGAAATCTCTATATAATGATGAGATGCTCATTTCCCACCCTAACAATATAAGTCATTGTCCCAACGCCGGGATTGTCATAGATTGTAAAGGGCTAAAATGCAGGCGAGAAAATAGGTCTACATATTatgcccatagaaacgcattgggaTTATTCAGCACAGATTTTTTATTCGTGAGAGAGTGAGCCCTTTCGCTTATTCTCCTCTGCTGAAACaagcgagcgaaacagcgcccgTTTTACGATATGTAGCCAATGTACAATACCATCTGAAGCTGTCAATACAGAAAAAGTATGACATGCAATACTCCTTTTGTATTGTTGTTTCGCTCGCTCCGATGCTTTAGATGAGACTGATGGGTCTTTCTGTCGGCGCGCGTCTCTGTCAATATTTGAtcaatatttttgtattttatttgtaaaGACAAGGAGATACGGTAGGGTGGGGCCAAGCCCTATTGCGCCCGCCCATAACGTCGGCTTGCGCATAGGTGTGCTTCATCATAAACCCTGGCCTCTGCCATCCATCTCCCTGGCATTCTGGGCAAAGAACAATTAGTGCCACCTAGTGGTATTTGGGTGAAAAGACAACCGACTACTCTCACGTGACATGAACAGTTCGTTCATTTGTACTTTTTTAAACTAGGGaagtcaaattcttatttacaatgaccgcttaccccggccaaacccggacgactgtagtgacacctcttgcactgagatgcagttccttagaccgctgcgccactcgggagcccaacatTTAAAGAGATCCCAGTTTCTCCAAAACATTAAATCCAGATCAAAATTGTGTAGCGTTAAATTAAATGTTACTCATTTTTCAGATTTTGTCCCTCATTTTTGGATGTAGTTAAGAGAACTGAACCAAATCTCTAACATAAATCATATGCTACAAAGATCATTTTATATGATCCAATGACATTTGGGCAGAATATAATCTAAAGTGAAGGGGGAACTCAATTTAATGAGAATTCAGGGTTGAATGgcccactctaaccacttggctacctgcttCCCCGGGGAGCATacatttggcatgctgactgcagcaatGTCCAGATCTGTTGCCTTCAACGTATCTTTAGagcatttggcagtacgtccaaccagcctcacaactgcagacgtgtatggcgttgtgtggaaGTGCAGTggtgaacagagtgcccaatgatatgggtaggcataagctacagacaacacaattgcattttagcgatggcaatttgaatgcagataCTGAGGCCTATTGTTGTGCCATATAGCAGCCACTGTATGTTTCAGCGCAATAACACACAGCTCCATGTCAAAGATCTATTCACTATCCCTTGGATGCTACAAATGCCCcagtttttccatggcctgcatacttaaGACAGGTCACCCATTAAGCATGTTCAGGATAGACATGTACAACCACGTTCCAGTTCCCATCAATATCCTTCAACTTCGCAAAGCCATTGAAgttgagtgggacaacattccacaaggaacagcctgatcaactctgaatGTGTCGAGTTGCATGAAGCAAATAGTCACACCAGACACTGGCCAACACCCCCTTTTTGGTTGTGTGacagatgcatatctgcattTCCAgctatgtgaaatccatagattagggcctaatttatttatttcaagtgacttccttatatgaactaactCAAAATAGTTGCATgtatatttgttcagtatagctGAACTGCATAGGAAACAAATTTCACCATTACCTCCCTCACAAATTACTGTAACATTATAGTATACATTTATAAGAAATTACTATTAGCTTCACTTACTGTACATTACCCATGATCGTATTAAATGACAAACAAGTGTTTAACCATGTTTCTTTTATTTTaagtaaacaaaacaaaacatttacacAAAAATACAGCTGAAGGTTGTCAGATAAGGAAACATGAAGTGGAAAAACAAACACCAGTCAGATGTTTCACAAGGAAAGAACGGACAATTTAAGCCaactcctcttcaccctcctcttcaAAATCGCCCTCCTCCTCTGCAGTGGCGTCTTGGTACTGCTGGTACTCAGACACCAGGTCGTTCATGTTGCTCTCTGCCTCAGTGAACTCCATCTCATCCATGCCTTCTCCAGTGTACCAATGGAGGAAAGCCTTGCGGCGGAACATAGCTGTGAACTGCTCAGAGATGCGCTTGAACAGCTCCTGGATGGCAGTACTGTTTCCAATGAAGGTGGCAGCCATCTTGAGGCCACGGGGAGGAATGTCACACACTGCAGTCTTGACGTTGTTGGGGATCCATTCAACGAAGTAGCTGCTGTTCTTGTTCTGTACGTTCAGCATTTGCTCGTCCACCTCTTTCATGGACATGCGCCCGCGGAAGACTGCAGCCACGGTGAGGTAACGGCCGTGACGAGGGTCGCAGGCAGCCATCATGTTCTTCGAGTCAAACATCTGCTGAGTGAGCTCTGGAACCGTCAGGGCTCTGTACTGCTGGCTTCCCCTGCTGGTGAGGGGGGCAAAGCCAGGCATGAAGAAGTGGAGACGGGGGAAGGGCACCATGTTGACTGCCAGTTTGCGCAGGTCAGCGTTGAGCTGGCCGGGGAAGCGGAGACAGGTGGTGACCCCACTCATGGTCGCAGACACCAGGTGGTTGAGGTCTCCGTAGGTGGGCGTGGTGAGTTTGAGGGTACGGAAGCAGATGTCGTAGAGCGCCTCGTTGTCAATACAGTAGGTCtcgtctgtgttctctaccagcTGGTGGACTGAGAGGGTGGCATTGTAGGGCTCGACCACAGTGTCTGACACTTTAGGGGAGGGCACCACACTGAAAGTGTTCATGATGCGGTCGGGGTACTCTTCACGGATCTTGCTGATGAGCAGGGTGCCCATGCCAGAGCCGGTTCCACCTCCCAGGGAGTGGGTGAGCTGGAAGCCCTGGAGGCAGTCACAGCTCTCAGCCTCTTTCCTCACCACATCCAAGACAGAGTCAACCAGCTCTGCACCCTCAGTGTAGTGGCCCTTGGCCCAGTTGTTACCTGCGCCACTCTGACCTGTAATGGACAGAAGTATAATGCCAAAGTAAAGACAACTTGAGATGAAACTGGGCCCTAGTGATGGATTACACAAACACTAAAGCAGGAGATCACAAAGCTAATTACGTGACATGGCAACCCTTTCTTTTGAGTAACTAATGCCAACCGTTTGCCTGTGGTGCCTGTAGTCAAGTAATGAAGGTTTATTGTAGTAACATGCAACTAATCCGGGTCCATAGACCACTCCCAAGTTTCTTACCGAAGACAAAGTTGTCAGGCCTGAAGATTTGACCGAATGGTCCGGACCTCACAGAGTCCATGGTCCCAGGCTCCAAGTCCACAAGTACTGCGCGTGGCACATACTTTCCACCTGAAAAGTCAAAAATGACACTTAAAGAAATTCAAAACAATCATACCTGGCTAGCAATGGTAACTAGGAGATCCATTTTTGATTGTTGCATTTAATCAGAATTGGACAATTGCCAGATTTACCAGACCATTGTGGGTCAAGACATCACACCACTTAACTCACCTGAAGCTTCATTGTAGTACACATTAATTCTTTCCAGCTGAAGATCACTGTCCCCATTGTAACTTCCAGTGGGGTCAATGCCATGCTCATCACTAATCACCTCCCAGAACTAGCATAGGGAGACGTCAATTAATGCCAATCCAGAGTTAATTCACTGTTAACATTTTGCAGTTGAATTAAATACAAAATGGATGCAAACAAGCCATTTTGAACATtttcaccccccccaaaaaaagagtTCTGCTTTCTGGCTTCCATGCGTCAAGTGTCAAAAACAAAATGGAGTTTCAAAAGTTGGCAcccattttatatatattttttctgcgTTGTCCTTCGATAAATGTACAACTAAAACATAAATTATGCTATATGTATTAGTACAACGATAAGTAAATATACACCAAACTAAAAACAACAAGGCTATAATGTAATCGCAAAGAGCGCGCGCTGACCGGTTTGGCGCACTCCATGACCTGAACCAGACATAACTGCGAGCTCGTCCAACGCGGGGCAGTCAACACCCTTGAATTATATTACCTCGATCATTTGAATGGTTCCCCAAATTAAACAAGTACATACAATTTAAAATCATTAAACATTAAACTTGTTGGAACAGGAAGGCAAACAACTTAAAATCGAGATGATACTTTCCGCCAAACAATTATTGATAATCTGAGAACAAAGGGGTTACGTGTTTTCGCGCACACTTTGAAAGATCAATATCGAGGTCTCTTAGccgtagatttttttttttttaccaataaTAATTCTACacaattttttaaaatcatatatatatatggcttTAAATGCCTAAACGTGTACAAACCTTTGCGCCAATTTGATTACCGCACTGCCCTGCTTGTAAATGAACAATCTCTCTCATTTTGTTAGTGGAGTAAAATTAATCTAACTTCCTTCTTCGAATGGCTACAATCTTCAAACTTTTGCGCTCATATGTGTATTTTTATATACCTCGGTGGTGCGTACAGGGTATTTTTGTTAGGTCATTCTCTAAAACCGTTTCAATTTACAGCAATTATATTGGTCCGTTTGGTCGCAGTGCCCGCGTTGTAAGCGACGTGATTGGTGGATTTCTGATTGGAAGTGCGACATCACGTGTTGTAATAGGCCGAATATTATAGGACCGTATGAAATGAAGCAAGAATAAAATTCTGTCTTCGTTAACCTAGTCCTACATTCAGATTGTGCATCATACTCGCGTTATCAGTTTCTCAAAAGTTTAGCATGTATGCCGTGAATTTGTTCAATTTTGCAGCATTCAATGCCTTCAATCATAATGTTTGCATCATGAAACAGCGCTCCATTACTTGCACTAATTAGGGAGAAATGATGAATCATATTTATATGATTTTTACCTTTGACTTGGTCTATTTTCTTGGAGGCAACAAACTAGCGACATACTAGATATTTGAAATGTTGAGGCTCTTGCTGAAGTGATTAAATGCCATCTTCAAGACAGTAATCCACCATCTGAATTATATGAGTTTACAGACAAAATATATAGTTTACCTTTAAGTTTCCacatattaaaaaaaaaatctgcaacATTCAACTAACCATTGTCAGGATGAAATCTCAGATTACAGATAGGCCTACTCATTTTTGTATCACCCAATCTTCCCTCTCCTGACTATGAGATATACACATTGGTGGTaataacattaaaaaaaaaaaaaatctagttACATAAGAGATATTATTTTTGAAGAAATATATTGTTTTGACAATATTGCAAGATTATTTGTGCTAGTTGGCTATACCTGCACCAAAacagtatttttccttcatagctaGTTCCCCATCTTCTTAAAtaggagccaatttgttttcagcacttttatttccatgactgatcaaaacttgttttctcatggctctctcgtCTCTGTAGCAGACATCTGGTGAGCAATaagtttggaacatcaaattgcAATCAAATCACAGTATTGAATCGCAACACATATCTTATCGGCACCcaagtattgtgataatatattgAGGTCACCGGTAATTTCACCCTGTGTACACGATACTGCCACAGTGCCCATAGTGGAGCAGATAACTATAGGTGATGTACCGGGTCAGTGGCCGCCTACTTCTCAAACAAGTgtaggaaagagggagaacaGCTGAAGGGGGGGGGCTCAGCCCTATGATCCTGGGGTGCAGAGGAGCGTGATATACCCGCTGTACCACAAGAGCCCGGGCCTCAGGCAGAGACAGAACATTCATATGCCACACCTACACAAGCATAACACCCCATTCACAATGGTGTGCTATTCTTGTTTCGTCTAACTATTAAACATTTGTTTAATGTTAAGAGTTTCTATAGCTAATCACAGGGATGACCATCCTGTCTTATCTACTGCCAACAACAGGAATCACTTTGAATGACCTCTCTCAAAAGCTCTAGTTTACGCTTTTATAGTTGGGTTTTTGACTTGATAATTGCAATTGTTTATACACAAATGTATTTACTCTGAAGTAGAGTTCAAAAGTATGACATACACTGATTTTATGACCCCATGGTGCTTTGCACTCATTGATTCCAGCCAGGGTAAATCAAAGATaaatactggaattgtgatgctaTTCAAAACAATCTCTTGCATTTATAAATGACTGATTTTATTGACGTTAAAAATGTATACTGCAGAAACACGTACTCACAAATCATAATGAACCTAAGACCTGAGGAGTATTCTCTGAAAGCAGAGCAAGAAAGATTTCGTTTTTACCACCACCTCTGCCATTATAAAAATAATGAGATGTTTCACGTCACTGGGTCTTAATAGAAATTGTTATCAAAATAATATTTTTACCAGGACAAACAATTAAAAAGACATGCATGATTGCCATgcaaaaaataatgaaaaaatacaaataaatccaTTGAAATCTTCAGGTCTTCTTCCTGTACGTGTGGGTCAACAAAAACTCCACTCTGCTCTGCATACACTCCAGTACACTTATTGTCTGTACAATTTTTTGGATTTTAACAACTGTCATTCCTAACACATTTCCCAGCAATCAGATCTTGTTCAGAGGTTTCGTCCTGCTCCAGCTCATGCTTTTCGATGTAGCGTCTAGAGAAAGGAGGGTGGAAACAACTAACAGAGTTGAAAGGTGGACAACAATGACTGAGTGTAAAATGTAGGTGAAATGATAAATTAATCAGATTGAATTGCAGCTTTGATCTCACCTTCTTGCAAACTCATACAAGGCCTCTTTCCTCTCCTGTAGGGACATGTGTCTGTCTACCGGTGATTTCCCAAAAGATTTGGCAGCAGGCTATGGGTCAAAATGATCAAAATCAGACTATATAGCAAACTCCTGAGAAATAGAATAGCGTAGTAAGATGGTACATTA
This DNA window, taken from Oncorhynchus gorbuscha isolate QuinsamMale2020 ecotype Even-year linkage group LG13, OgorEven_v1.0, whole genome shotgun sequence, encodes the following:
- the LOC123993321 gene encoding tubulin beta-4B chain-like encodes the protein MREIVHLQAGQCGNQIGAKFWEVISDEHGIDPTGSYNGDSDLQLERINVYYNEASGGKYVPRAVLVDLEPGTMDSVRSGPFGQIFRPDNFVFGQSGAGNNWAKGHYTEGAELVDSVLDVVRKEAESCDCLQGFQLTHSLGGGTGSGMGTLLISKIREEYPDRIMNTFSVVPSPKVSDTVVEPYNATLSVHQLVENTDETYCIDNEALYDICFRTLKLTTPTYGDLNHLVSATMSGVTTCLRFPGQLNADLRKLAVNMVPFPRLHFFMPGFAPLTSRGSQQYRALTVPELTQQMFDSKNMMAACDPRHGRYLTVAAVFRGRMSMKEVDEQMLNVQNKNSSYFVEWIPNNVKTAVCDIPPRGLKMAATFIGNSTAIQELFKRISEQFTAMFRRKAFLHWYTGEGMDEMEFTEAESNMNDLVSEYQQYQDATAEEEGDFEEEGEEELA